A single window of Syntrophus aciditrophicus SB DNA harbors:
- a CDS encoding chemotaxis protein CheX codes for MDVKFINPFLNGALEVIRTMAFMEAVAAKPYLKKDDTARGDVSGIIGITGDATGSLAISFSEDCICGIVGSMLGETCSETTKEVLDAAGELTNMISGVARTNLEKMGLQVYAAIPSVVFGKNHTLRHILNSPSIVIPFSTDKGNFFVDVCIRTTDARARSRETYQVVNRRTADLFAPLLPKTAAEPAPGPIVTEAAALNSGSEKGEQEQDAKNRRERLKETLDAMIEDRRNTQKVLSAQPFMSREERKKLNGKIARYDRKIRQLKLDLTALEILSKLSIDDLDSPVIKKNHQNC; via the coding sequence ATGGATGTTAAATTTATCAATCCCTTTCTGAACGGGGCTTTGGAGGTTATCCGAACGATGGCCTTCATGGAGGCCGTTGCGGCGAAGCCCTATCTGAAGAAGGATGATACGGCCCGGGGGGACGTATCCGGAATCATCGGCATCACTGGGGACGCCACCGGATCGCTGGCCATCAGCTTCAGTGAAGACTGCATCTGCGGGATTGTCGGGTCCATGCTGGGGGAAACCTGCAGCGAAACGACAAAGGAGGTGCTGGATGCTGCAGGGGAACTTACCAACATGATTTCCGGCGTAGCCCGGACAAACCTTGAAAAGATGGGCCTGCAGGTCTATGCAGCCATCCCGTCCGTCGTTTTTGGGAAAAATCATACCCTCCGGCACATTCTGAACAGCCCCAGCATCGTGATTCCCTTTTCCACCGACAAGGGGAATTTTTTCGTCGATGTCTGCATCCGGACCACCGATGCCAGGGCCAGATCCCGGGAAACTTATCAGGTCGTCAATCGCCGGACAGCAGATCTGTTTGCGCCGCTGTTGCCAAAGACTGCGGCGGAACCGGCGCCCGGTCCCATTGTGACAGAAGCCGCGGCTCTGAATTCTGGATCGGAAAAGGGAGAGCAGGAGCAGGATGCAAAGAACCGTCGGGAAAGGCTCAAGGAGACGCTGGACGCAATGATCGAGGACCGTCGCAACACTCAGAAGGTATTATCAGCCCAGCCCTTTATGTCCAGGGAGGAGAGGAAAAAGTTGAATGGGAAAATTGCCCGCTATGACAGGAAGATCCGGCAATTGAAGCTGGACCTGACCGCCCTGGAAATCCTGTCGAAATTATCCATTGATGACCTGGATAGCCCCGTCATCAAAAAGAATCACCAAAATTGCTGA
- the mtnA gene encoding S-methyl-5-thioribose-1-phosphate isomerase has protein sequence MSASFTTIAWRNDAVLLLDQQALPGEERYLTCTRFEEVLTAIRDLTVRGAPAIGVASAMGIALGALSLPDDSPEAFCNGFEALCDRFAQARPTARNLFWAVERMKRCFGEHFHPDTSSECSSAAPGKEIARTLAAVRKALVAEARRMAEEDVAINRRIGHYGQVLIRDGYRILTHCNAGALATAGYGTALGVIRAAREAGKQVQVFADETRPVLQGARLTAWELQKENIPVTLITDSMAGFLMKQGRIDCILVGADRIATNGDTANKIGTYTLAVLAAAHSVPLYVAAPLSTIDRKLSSGNEIPIEERPAEEILTIRGVPIAPAGVEVYNPAFDVTPGHYISAIITEAGIAEFPYESSLERLFLSFP, from the coding sequence ATGTCAGCGAGTTTTACTACAATAGCCTGGCGGAATGATGCTGTTCTTCTTCTGGATCAGCAGGCCCTGCCGGGAGAAGAGCGCTATCTGACCTGCACCCGTTTCGAAGAGGTGCTGACGGCCATCAGGGATCTGACCGTACGCGGCGCCCCAGCTATCGGTGTGGCCTCGGCCATGGGCATTGCCCTGGGGGCGCTTTCCCTGCCGGACGACTCTCCGGAGGCCTTTTGCAATGGCTTTGAGGCCCTCTGCGACCGGTTTGCCCAGGCACGACCCACGGCGAGAAATCTTTTCTGGGCCGTGGAACGGATGAAACGCTGTTTTGGAGAGCATTTCCACCCAGATACATCTTCGGAATGCTCTTCAGCAGCACCTGGGAAGGAAATCGCCCGAACACTGGCTGCTGTCCGGAAGGCCCTGGTGGCGGAGGCCCGGCGGATGGCGGAAGAGGACGTGGCGATCAACAGGCGCATCGGGCATTATGGGCAGGTTCTGATCCGCGACGGCTATCGGATTCTCACCCACTGCAATGCCGGAGCCCTGGCCACGGCCGGCTACGGAACGGCGCTGGGCGTCATCAGGGCGGCCAGGGAAGCGGGGAAGCAGGTGCAGGTTTTCGCCGATGAAACGCGGCCCGTCCTGCAGGGAGCCCGTTTGACCGCCTGGGAGCTGCAGAAGGAAAACATCCCGGTCACGCTGATCACCGACAGCATGGCCGGATTCCTCATGAAACAGGGGCGCATTGACTGCATCCTCGTCGGGGCGGACCGGATTGCCACCAACGGCGATACCGCCAATAAAATCGGGACGTACACTCTGGCCGTTTTAGCGGCGGCGCATTCGGTCCCTCTTTATGTCGCCGCGCCTCTTTCCACGATTGACAGAAAGCTTTCCAGCGGCAATGAGATTCCTATTGAAGAGCGGCCGGCGGAGGAAATTCTGACCATCCGGGGGGTGCCGATTGCCCCGGCCGGCGTGGAAGTGTATAATCCGGCTTTCGATGTGACCCCCGGCCATTACATTTCAGCCATTATCACGGAAGCCGGCATTGCAGAGTTCCCCTACGAGTCCTCCCTGGAGCGGCTTTTTCTTTCCTTCCCATGA
- a CDS encoding HAD family hydrolase — protein sequence MKSFDQKLLLFDFDGVLVDSLEVYEDVVRQCLERLGRPIIRNREDFLALYHDNFYREVEKRGIDLEAFIAVLAEIRPHIDISLIQPYDMMASVLLELAKRHRLMLISSNTEKTISVLLNRMNVQECFEAVVGSDALLNKTEKILRAQSESGMSRDSVYYIGDTAGDIREARRAGIKTIAVTWGWHSREILESVSPDFLIDTAPALLELFTREPSFHGC from the coding sequence ATGAAATCCTTCGACCAGAAACTGCTTCTCTTTGATTTTGACGGCGTTCTCGTCGATTCCCTTGAGGTCTATGAGGATGTGGTCCGTCAGTGTCTGGAAAGACTCGGCAGGCCGATTATCAGAAATCGGGAGGATTTCCTCGCCCTGTACCATGATAATTTCTACCGGGAGGTGGAGAAGCGGGGGATTGATCTTGAGGCCTTCATTGCCGTTCTGGCTGAGATCCGTCCGCATATCGACATCTCTTTGATCCAACCTTATGACATGATGGCATCCGTATTGCTTGAACTGGCGAAACGACACCGGTTGATGCTCATCTCTTCCAATACCGAAAAAACCATCTCGGTTCTGCTGAACCGGATGAACGTTCAGGAGTGTTTTGAAGCTGTTGTGGGTTCGGATGCCCTCCTGAACAAAACGGAAAAGATACTTCGCGCTCAAAGCGAAAGCGGCATGTCCAGAGATTCGGTCTATTATATCGGCGACACGGCCGGTGACATCCGGGAAGCGCGCCGAGCCGGCATAAAAACCATTGCCGTCACATGGGGATGGCACAGCCGGGAAATCCTCGAGTCCGTTTCTCCGGATTTCCTGATCGATACGGCCCCCGCCCTTCTGGAGCTTTTTACGAGGGAACCTTCATTTCATGGATGTTAA